The nucleotide window CCCAGCTGACGGCGTCTTCATCAACACCAGTCCTGACTTCCTAGTGGGCTGTGACTGCACAGATGGCTGCAGGAACAAGTGAGTGGGAAGTGCTGAGCCCTTACTTTCTTTTCTTGTgatgatgtgtgtatttgtgggtGTTCAGGCCTGTTTTCTTCTGATTTGTCATTTGATTAAGGTGTGGAAATGAGTACTGGTTTCTCATGTTGGTGTGAAAGTAAGTATTTATGTAGTTTTGCAAGAGGAACCCTCAACTAACTGATTTCCATTATTGATTTGTCCTGGTGGTCCAGTTTTCACCATAGTTTGGTGAATACTTAAGGACCAAGTTGGCTGAGTTTCAGTGCGAGGGGATCAACTACTGTGTGGGTTGTTGCTTCAGGTCAAAGTGTTCCTGCCACCAGCTGACCCTCCAGGCCACTGCCTGCACCCCAGGAGGCCAGATCAACCCAAATGCTGGATACACATATAAAAGGCTGGAGGAGTGCCTTCCAACAGGGTAGGTGTCATCCTGTGTCTCTCTCCATGTCTCGAATGCATCTCATTTGTTGTCTACAGAATGTCCGAGGAATGATGCAGGGGAATCTGTCAGTGGAGAGCAAGCATATTTTGCATCTGTGCAATCacctttctcttttctctctctccctctctccctcccgtTTAGGGTGTATGAGTGTAACAAGCGGTGCCGCTGTAACCCCCAGATGTGCACCAACAGGCTGGTCCAGCACGGTCTTCAGGTTCGCCTACAGCTCTTCAAGACGCAGAACAAGGGCTGGGGCATTCGCTGCCTGGATGACGTGGCCAAGGGATCTTTTGTCTGCATTTATGCAGGTGAAGATGGGAGCTAGAGGTTCATTATAGACTTTTTCAGGACAAAATAGTGTGGGAAAAATTCTTTGTTAAACAAGAAGTCGCtatgtggttttgttttgtgtgtttacaaTAAACTGTCACTGCTTACTTGGAGAAACTTCACTTCTACTTAGGATTGTTCTTGTTCCTGCTATTTAATGCCTATTTTATACAAGTTCTTTTCTGCACCTGCAGTACTTCAttatctttctttgtttttctgctagGGAAAATTCTGACAGATGACTTTGCAGACAAAGAGGGGTTGGAGATGGGCGATGAGTACTTTGCCAACCTGGACCACATTGAGAGTGTGGAGAACTTCAAGGAGGGCTATGAGAGTGAGGCGCACTGTTCAGACAGTGATGGCAGCGGTGTTGACATGAGCAGGGTGAAGCTGACCTCCATGAGTTCCCACGGAAGAGTAGGTCGCAGGAACGAGGACACCGGCAGTGGCAACGGAGGCAGGGGTGACTAACATTGGATTTCAGTCTTGTTCCCTGTTCAGTTTTGTCAGAAGCACAGATGTAAATAGTACATTTTTTATAAGGGCTGGACTGCACCAGATATTCTTGAAATGAGCTTTGatgtaggggtgcggtggcgcagtgggttggaccacagtcctgctctctggtgggtctggggttcgaatcccgcttggggtgccttgtggcggactggcgtcccgtcctgggcgtgtccccttccccctccggccttacgccctgtgttgccgggtaggctccggttccccgtgaccccgtatgggacaagcggttctgaaaatgtgtgtgtgtgtgtgtgtgtgtgtgtgtgtgtgtgtgtgtgtgtgtgtgtgtgtgtgtgtgtgagctttgaTGTGTTGCTGGGGAGTGTAGAGAACCAGAAGATAAGCATGATCAACAtatagtttgaaaaaaaaaaaggaaaaacctaCCCTGCCATTTGTAAAGGTCGCGGTGACTCTTCTGGTGACGGGgaagatgacgatgatgatgacaatgatgacgactcgaatgatgatgatgatgacagctCCGATGACAACTTTGTGAAGGACAACTGCTATAACTCTAGTTCTGTATGGAGAAGCTATACAACCCGAAGACAGGCAAAGGGAATGAAGGAGGGTAAGAAAGTGGGCAGTGGTGTGGACAGCCTTGTGGAGtaacttctctctctctcgattGCTCTGCATAATGTTCTCTGGGTTTTTGAATGCCTTCCACATTTAgaagtgtgtgttgctttgcagaaactTGTAGTGTGAAAGTATCCTTTAGAAATAAGCCATCTGTCAACTTTTGCATTCAGCAGTCCGCAAAAATGGTTTTGGTGATAGTGTGTTTTACATAGTTTAGTGAAACTCAAGAGATATTATGAGCAAATTTGCATATAGTGGAAGTCTGTTCACTACATTTTTACCTCCATCCCTATGGCTGTACAGAGAGCCAAGACAGTAAGGATGGTTTGAGCACTTCAGCAGAGGGAACAGAGGAGGGGAAACCACCTTCCATGCCAGAGGAGAGTGGGAAAAGCAAGGTGGCCTCCTGGTTATCCAGCCATTCTTCCTCTTCCAGCTCCCAGCCAGTAGTAAAACTGGAAAACCAGAAGGTTGAGAAGAAGGTAAGGGAGAGCAAGACTTCTTCAGATTCTGACTGGAGTACtccttgtttttacatttaaataaaagtgataaCCATAACCAGTGTTGCCCTATAAGCTTTTTGTTTGCATTCTCTGACAGGAACCTGTGGATCAAAAACCTTCCCTGTAAGTCTGTTTTTAAGATCTTTTCTCTCCTAGTTTTGTTTGGTCGCTCTATGTGAGACTGTTTACGACAGTGTGTTGTTTTACATGAAATCGTTTCAAATTGTAAAGGGTATTTTAAGCATTAGTATCTTGTAATAGTAAACCCCATTGTCCTTGAAGCATTTCAAGGtaaaataactgtgtgtgtggtggaaatGTCACCTTTGTGGAAGATCGATGATGTGCTGAAATGACCAGTGATCTTTCTGTTATACCTTAGTGGCTCCAGCTCAGTGAAAACAGAGGGAAGCAAGCGGCCTTGTGGCAGCAACATGGTACACTCCCCACAAGCTCATTGCACAACAGTGCAGTGATTCTGTCATAGAGGTGTTGGAGTAATCCCTAATGCCATTTCGTATCCCACAATAGCCTTCTCTGTTCATCCATCAGGATGTGATGACCCTCTCCGATAGCGATGATGTCCAGACCATAAGTTCTGGATCAGAGGACAACAAGGAAAAGGAGAGACAAGCCCAGGGTCAGTTTAGGAGCGAAATGGGCAGCAGGGTGAATCAGTGGGGACACCGGGATTCCTTTGCTACTTCATGTCCTCTTTTTAATTGGTTTTTCCCACGTCCGCATTTTAAGGTCCAATAAAGAGGCAAGTGGCAGTCAAATCAACCCGTGGATTCACCCTCAAGTCCACTCATAGCCTCATGGTTAAGACGggtggagcaggaggtggaatggGAGGGACGACAGGACCTGGTGGCACTGGGGGAGAGGGTGGCCCTGTCTCGAAGAACACAAGGCAGTTTTTCGATGGCGAGGAATCTTGCTATATCATCGATGCCAAGCTGGAGGGCAACCTGGGCCGCTATCTTAATGTGAGTGCTGAATGAAGGAGAGCGGAAACAGCCATGACTGGGGATGTTTGACACATACAGGAGCTGTGACTAAAAAACATGGTGTTTTGCAGCATCTCAAATGtgatattatttttatgttacttCTTCACTTGTGAACGTATTTAATGTCAGGTCAAATTTAGTCATTAATCTACTTCGTCTCACTTGCTCCCCTGCAGCACAGCTGTAGTCCAAACCTCTTTGTCCAGAACGTCTTTGTGGACACACACGACCTGCGCTTTCCTTGGGTGGCCTTTTTCGCCAGCAAGTatgtggttgtttttttttttttaaaactcaggaCTTGTCCTACTATCAAGGTTTCACTTGGCTTTGTCCAGCAGTAACATTGTCTAGTTTAACTCAAAAGAGGTCCAAAGTCAAAAGTTCATAGGTTCTCTGTTTTCACTCcactgtgatggaatgagcaccccctctccctccaaaCTGCTGAATACCTTCTAGCATTCCAGAAGGATCTCAACACCAATATCTTTCCAAACCATTTATTACAGAACATCTTTGTGTACcgttaaatacattttagtttactctgattttcacattgctttagagaaaagtgtctgcaaaaaaataaatgtaagtgtaaaaattAGTGCGGAAGGGCTGAGCTGTTTTTCCACAGTTCGCTGTACTGTATGCAGCAGTGCCTGAACCTGCCCAGAAGTTCATATTGCAGAATGTTCTGGTCAGGGCAGAAGCAGGTATGTTTCTCTGGACGCAGTGGGACAAAAGAATTTCATACTCGTTCATGTGTTTGTTCAAGCATCTTGTGATCCGTTTCAAAGCTCTGCTGAAAGACTTAAGAGTTTCCACATTTCTTTGGTAGCTGGTGAGACCTGAGATGCCTCCTCTGTTTTCATCTCAGGAGAATCAGGGCAGGCACAGAGCTGACATGGGACTACAACTACGAGGTGGGCAGCGTCGAAGGAAAggagctgctgtgctgctgtggctcCACTGAGTGCCGTGGACGACTGCTGTAGGAGGACCAGACCCCTTTGAAGCAGAGTCCAGTGGACACACAGCCCCTGCAGCAGTCATTTTTGCCTTCGCTGTGTCCGTCCATCAGCATGACTTATGCAGACACTGACTGCTGAACATTCTTCCTCTCCTAAAATCATCTGTGTTGATTCCCCTCCCTGCAtctcttgttttgtttctgtttgtcatGACTCTTATGCTCACTGacattttttagtattttttactttaaagctCTAATCTGATCTCAATGCAATTCCATTTCACTATTTACCCCCTGCCAGAATACCAGACCAAGCTGTACATTTCTTGGAAATAAAATTTCTCCGTATGTGGACCTAAGTTTTCCTGGCTCTAATtgtcaaatgaaaaaaggtaTCGAGATGTGTCTTTTTCCTGTACCTTCTTCACACTGTTACAAAAGTCATTATCAGTTACACTGAGATGtggtttttatatatgtataaagcCATTCACGGTTAAGGGTGTATGTAGAAAATAGTTCCACAGAAAATTTTAGGGAAAACAGAaattttcaaattgtacaaataCTGCTgtcctttgtgtcttttttttttttttttttaagtttaatttaaaattacacagaAGACTTTGCCCTtaggcacggtggtgcagcggaattgactgggtcctgctctctgctgggtctagggtttgagtcctgcttggggtgccttgtgatggacttgcatcctgacctgggtgtatcccctatgccctgtgctgctgggttaggctctggctctctgcaagcctgcatgggacaagtggtttctgtgtgtgtgtgtgtgtgtgtgtgtgtgtgtgtgtgtgtgtgtgtgtgcgtgtgtgagattttGCCCTTAAAATCTCTTTTTGCACATGTATGAACTGAACTGTTTTACAAAAGAAACCTGTTTGCAAGGCTCTTTGCAAGGTTGGGACAGTACTTGATATTCTTCTTTGATCACATTTGTGTTCCAGAAGATACATTTAGTTCCATGTAGGGTTTTGCGTACGCACACAAACCGGAAGACCAAGGAGTCAAAAGCACAGAAGGGGGAGTGCATGTAACTGCCAAGACTGTTTGAATGAAGTAAAACCGATGGCCTCCaaggatttttttgtgttctgatcATGATGAGAAACCGAAGCTCTTCTGTGAGACGGACCAGAAGCTGGTTTGCGTGATCTGCAGGGATGATGAGAAGCATCGGGGACACGAGTTCAAACCCATCGAGGAGGCTGACAGTTGTCACAAAGTACAGAAAATctctcatttcatttaaaacaaaagtggCAAGATTGTACTGCGAATTAACCATAGGCGAACTAGGAGAAGCTGTGGGTCCCCTCAAGGCTACGACTAAAACTGTCAGTAAAGTCTTTGCctcctgtgtgtttctctcctGTGTTGTAGACTGAGTTGAACGGTGCCTCGAATTTCCTGCTGCAAGACAACAGTGCTATGGACAGCCTGTCCAAACTACGGGATTTGGAGATTAAGAACACTCAAGTAAGGCTGTAACTAGATTCGAATGCTCTGTGCCTCAGAGGGAGGCTTACCGTGGTAAGACATAGTAAAAAAGCTGACCCTCTCGCTCCTCCGGCTCCGGGCGAAAGCGGAAAGGCTGCGGGCTGAAATCCACAGCCAGGTTGAGGAGATGCATTCGTTTCTGAGCCGAAAGGAGAAAGAGGTCGCCGAGGAGCTCGAGGGGAAGGAGGCAGATGCCCTGGAGGTCGTGAAGGCAAACGAGGCCCTGATCGAGAGCAGGCTGGAAACCAGGAAGAAGACGGAGGCGACCCCGCTGTCCGCCTTGGACATCCCTGGAGCAGACAGCTTCCTGCAGGTCTGTACCTCCGCTGAGACCTCAGCACCACGCTTCGTACGCTTCTCTCTCTCCGAGAGCTCCCGAGTCATTTAGGTATAGATTCCGTCATCATCgttcacttttatttatagGTTCGAGCGGAATTTCGGTTTTCATCAGAAGCGAATCTGCTCCTAATTATCGTGTCCTGTGTGATTTAAGTGAATTTCTCAGGAACGTGAGAATACATTCctgaatttgtaaaaaaaaaaaaagaaaatcatcttGAGCGCTTTTGGTTTCattgtattatttcattattaagcTCAGAATATAGTTTGCAGTTGGTTGGACAAGCTGTATTTGTCATTCGTTTCTGCCTGAAAAATCTACTACATGcacaagtacaaaaaaaaaaactattttctgtAAGGGTTGtcccaccgtgtgtgtgtgaatgtgtgtgtctgcctggttttgaaaaatgttatctGTACAGTGGTGGAGTGAAGAAGGGCACCTTTTCATGTTGGAACTCAAGGAAACAGACGAtgggaacagaaaaaaacagttgtgAGTTATGCAACTAAAGCAATAAAACTTTGATTATTATCAAACTTCTCCCATATAgactaacatttaaaatgatgcaTCGCTCTTATGACATCTTTATGGATTATTTCTCTCATTTCAGAGTGTGGTGGCAAAGTGGCACACCACCACTGTGGGTATCTACAATTCTGAAGCGCGAAGAACCCCCGTAGTGTTCTGCTGCTGCATAACCTGAGAATCTGAGCTGCGATTGTGTCCTGGGGTCTAGAAGCCACTTCGTTCTCAGGTTTAGTCTCTTAAGACgggacagctgatagcgtagtggtttatcgctgctgcctttcgacctGAGgtttgcaggttttaatcccagctgtagtacccttgagcaaggtacctcccctgaagtgctccagtaaaattacccagctgtataaatgagtaaataactgtacatagtttaacattgtaagttgctttggagaaaagacctCAAATGAAAGATTCTGTCTTTACAGGTATGAGTCGCGAGCGAAAGACCTTTGGGTTGCCACTGACTCCTTCTCCCTGGGTGCTTATGAGACTCAGCTGCTGTACTTCATGTGGAAGGAGATGCTGAGGATCATAAGATCAGGTGGGATTAGAACTACTTTTGCTGGTTTGGACTGACAGAATTCGAGTTCACCAACTCTGATGTTCGGAGTCCATTTTGCCCTCAGGTCCTGAGCGCCTCACTCCGAAGCCGAATGACGACCCCTACCTGAAACCGTGTGCGGACGGCTCCGGCGTCCGGCAGCTCGACAGGCAAAGCGGCTATTTGTTCAAGACCAAGGAACCTGCAGCCGACTACAGGGGCACGGCCGTGAGCGAGGAGACCTTCGGTACGGGCCAGCACTACCCGGAGGTGGATGTCAGGAAGAAGTTAGACTGGGGCGTAGGCGTTAAGGGAGGCGAGACGGATCAAATAAAGGTTAAAGAGGAAAAGCAGCTGTTTCTGAAACATGACAAAGGCTACGCTTTCACTGACAACGGCACCGAAACAGCTGTGAATCCGAGCGTCAAACCTAGGAAGACGGGGCTCTACCTGGACTGCGAGTCCAAAcgggtttctttccacagtgcAGACACCATGAGCCTCATTCACTCGGCAAACTGCAGCTTTTTCCCGTCCTCTTGCCGTGTGTCTCAGTCCGGGGGTTTACCTCGACGGGCTAAATTCTGCCCCTCTGACAGCATGCTGGTACTGACTCCTTCCGGTTGCGTGATGAGCAGGAGATTAGGCAACGGAAGCACGGCAAGCGCAATCGTGACGTGTCACGGAGCTGGCGTTTGCAAATATATTTCCGTCGAGATGCACGTATATAATGCAGATCGTTGAGATCATCACTCTTCTGTAAACCTATTGAAAGAATTGCACCCTGCACTGCTACTTTAattagttgtgtgtgtgtcttttcatgcatgaacattttttcctctaagAAATAATAGTCTAATTGTTTAAGTGTCTAAAAGTGTCACAACTCATGAGCTGATAGGTGGGTGTGGGTTCGAGCTCAGCTCGGGGGGTGTGGCGTTTGCAGCTCCCCGTCCCACACGGAAGGCAGAACTGGTGAACCACGTCTGCTCCTTGCGTGCGATGCAAACCACGCAAGGGCCCACTTCACCGCCTGGCACTTCCACACTCGCAAAATAGCCTTGACCCGTCTTGCGAATGGAGTTTCTCTCGGAAcatgtaaggtgctttggaacGTGCGCGCAAGTCACGGAATAATTTCATCAGTTACCACTAACAGGAAAAAGATGAGAGCTGTGACAATGTGGGGATTCACATCAGGGCTGcgtttccagtaaaaattctgtttttttatttgtattcaactacaaaacagaaattacaCAAGACGAACGAGTTCAGTAGCAAAATGTTGCAGAGGTACAGTATATTTAGCACTAGTAGTCCAAGACATATGAGTTATAATATCGAATAAAACTCGCTCCAGGAGCTGCGGGACACCAAGCTCACAAGCTTATTAATAACCATTCGCAAACTCCAAATGTCACTGTTGGCTAACTGTGACTGTAAAGCAAAGCTGACAGCATTCAGTGGATGGGCTCATGCAGCTATTGTGTCGCTTATTCTTTATCACCATCATGAAGTGCAGAGCTCATCAAGGTAACCTGAACATACCCCAGAAGAATTAATACGGCGCACTACAGCAGCTTaagaactgaacaaaaaacTATGTCGAGAAACATTTCATCGGTACTGCCGTGCAAAAACACCGCCAGTAGCGGGGCCTCTGTAGTCATGGTTACGCAGAAAGTGTTGGTTGTAGGAAACTGGCATacagcaagtaaaaaaaaaatccagcctgCTTACTAATCCTCGCTGAACATTCATAATGAAAAACATCGACCGCAGTTCCAGAGAACATCTGAACATCTTTCCACGGCGTCCCTGCACTGGTG belongs to Scleropages formosus chromosome 18, fSclFor1.1, whole genome shotgun sequence and includes:
- the LOC108924173 gene encoding zinc-binding protein A33-like, whose protein sequence is MQFHFTIYPLPEYQTKLIFLCSDHDEKPKLFCETDQKLVCVICRDDEKHRGHEFKPIEEADSCHKTELNGASNFLLQDNSAMDSLSKLRDLEIKNTQREAYRAERLRAEIHSQVEEMHSFLSRKEKEVAEELEGKEADALEVVKANEALIESRLETRKKTEATPLSALDIPGADSFLQWWSEEGHLFMLELKETDDGNRKKQLYESRAKDLWVATDSFSLGAYETQLLYFMWKEMLRIIRSGPERLTPKPNDDPYLKPCADGSGVRQLDRQSGYLFKTKEPAADYRGTAVSEETFGTGQHYPEVDVRKKLDWGVGVKGGETDQIKVKEEKQLFLKHDKGYAFTDNGTETAVNPSVKPRKTGLYLDCESKRVSFHSADTMSLIHSANCSFFPSSCRD